In one window of Chitinophagales bacterium DNA:
- a CDS encoding prolyl oligopeptidase family serine peptidase — protein MRRIPRLLTVWMFGLISMGAFAQDAIGYQTPPQVISDLLLAKPTPAVSIDDKAHWMLLIERNSYPTVEELGQPEARIAGLRINPMNFSPSRQTYINNFSLKNIKENTTIQVKGLPAGMLASQPSWNPSQTKIAFTNSTGSRVDLYVIDVATQTAKKVNQQPLNTVLGGAYSWVDDNTLLYKTTLQPASAAPKRPITPKGPAMQENYGKAAPIRTYQDLIKSPYDEQFFEFLATAQLVKNVNGVETKIGKPALYTMTSVSPDKNYMMVRTIRKPFSYLVPAQQFPSTVSITDMNGKTVKVLAELPSGEGAPSGFDNVQDVVRGFDWRDDAPATITWCKPLDSGMIRSKVEFHDAVYALSAPFTGEAKELFKTQWRFRGINWGNESLALVSEGLSGRQRARIHKYNPSTGALELMLERATTDAYSDPGQPYTSRNKWGRSVVTPVENGSKLLMINNTGSSPKGDLPFLAKFDLTTKQSEIIWRCAEGQFESIVDILDADRLTLVTRRETQKDVPNYYIKDLKARIADRALTNFSNPYPALEGITKEKIKYKRADGVDLTGDLYLPKGYDPKKDGPLPVFMWAYPREFNSAADAAQVRGSKDRFTTISWGGPVFWVTQGYAVLDNAEMPIVATSADKKPNDDFIQQLKLNAEAAINKLAELGVGDKNRVAVGGHSYGAFMTAHLLSHTNLFKAGIARSGAYNRSLTPFGFQNEDRTYWQAPNLYFDMSPFSYANKIKTPILLIHGEMDDNQGTFPIQSERFYNAIKGHGGTSRYIVLPYEAHGYRGKENLLHMLWEQHQWLEKYVKNAK, from the coding sequence ATGAGACGCATTCCCCGTTTACTTACTGTATGGATGTTCGGATTGATCAGCATGGGTGCATTTGCACAGGATGCTATCGGTTATCAAACACCTCCACAGGTAATATCAGATTTGTTATTAGCCAAACCAACGCCTGCTGTAAGCATTGACGACAAAGCACACTGGATGTTGTTGATAGAAAGAAACAGCTATCCAACAGTGGAAGAATTGGGACAGCCCGAAGCACGAATTGCAGGTCTGCGTATTAATCCCATGAACTTTTCTCCCAGCAGACAGACTTACATCAACAATTTCTCGCTGAAAAATATCAAGGAGAATACTACTATACAAGTAAAAGGATTGCCTGCTGGCATGTTGGCTAGTCAGCCATCCTGGAACCCTTCTCAAACCAAGATCGCATTCACGAATTCAACTGGCAGTCGTGTTGACTTATATGTTATCGATGTTGCTACTCAAACAGCAAAAAAAGTAAACCAACAACCATTGAATACCGTATTGGGTGGTGCTTATTCTTGGGTTGATGACAATACACTCTTGTATAAAACTACATTACAACCTGCTTCTGCAGCACCAAAGCGTCCGATTACACCAAAAGGACCAGCCATGCAGGAGAACTATGGCAAAGCAGCGCCTATTAGAACCTATCAAGACTTGATCAAGAGTCCTTACGATGAGCAGTTTTTTGAATTCCTCGCTACCGCACAGCTTGTCAAGAATGTGAATGGTGTTGAAACCAAGATTGGTAAACCTGCATTGTATACCATGACCAGTGTTTCTCCTGATAAAAATTATATGATGGTACGCACTATCCGTAAGCCATTCTCTTATCTAGTGCCTGCACAACAGTTTCCTTCTACGGTAAGTATTACAGACATGAATGGCAAAACTGTAAAAGTATTGGCCGAGTTGCCTTCAGGCGAAGGTGCACCTTCAGGATTTGACAATGTACAAGATGTAGTGCGTGGTTTCGACTGGCGCGATGATGCACCTGCAACCATTACATGGTGCAAGCCTTTGGACAGCGGCATGATCAGAAGCAAGGTAGAATTCCATGATGCAGTGTATGCACTCAGTGCACCTTTCACTGGTGAAGCCAAAGAACTCTTCAAAACACAGTGGCGCTTCCGTGGTATCAACTGGGGTAATGAATCCTTGGCTTTAGTAAGCGAAGGCTTATCCGGCAGACAAAGGGCACGTATCCATAAGTATAACCCATCTACTGGTGCGTTGGAGCTGATGTTGGAAAGAGCTACAACAGATGCATACAGCGATCCTGGTCAACCTTATACTTCCAGAAATAAATGGGGCAGATCAGTAGTAACCCCTGTTGAAAATGGCAGCAAGCTGCTGATGATCAACAATACCGGTTCATCTCCTAAAGGCGATCTGCCTTTCTTGGCAAAATTTGATTTAACAACCAAGCAAAGTGAGATCATCTGGCGCTGCGCGGAGGGACAGTTTGAGTCTATCGTGGATATTCTGGATGCGGATAGATTAACACTGGTTACCAGAAGAGAAACGCAAAAAGATGTACCCAATTACTATATCAAGGATTTGAAAGCAAGAATTGCTGACAGAGCATTAACAAACTTCAGCAATCCATATCCTGCATTAGAAGGTATTACCAAAGAAAAAATCAAGTATAAGCGTGCGGATGGTGTTGACCTAACTGGCGATTTATACTTACCTAAAGGATATGATCCCAAAAAAGACGGCCCACTGCCTGTTTTCATGTGGGCTTATCCAAGAGAGTTCAACTCTGCTGCTGATGCTGCTCAGGTGAGAGGCTCTAAGGATCGCTTTACGACAATCAGTTGGGGCGGACCAGTATTCTGGGTAACGCAAGGTTATGCGGTATTAGACAATGCAGAAATGCCTATCGTAGCGACCAGTGCTGATAAAAAACCAAATGATGATTTCATTCAGCAGCTGAAATTGAATGCAGAAGCAGCGATCAATAAATTGGCAGAACTTGGTGTTGGTGATAAGAATCGTGTAGCTGTTGGCGGACATAGCTATGGCGCTTTCATGACTGCACACTTACTCTCACACACCAACTTATTCAAAGCAGGTATTGCCCGCAGCGGTGCCTACAACCGTTCACTGACTCCATTTGGTTTCCAGAACGAAGACAGAACCTACTGGCAAGCGCCAAACTTATATTTCGATATGAGTCCGTTCAGCTATGCCAATAAAATCAAAACACCCATTTTGTTGATACACGGCGAGATGGATGATAATCAGGGTACCTTCCCTATCCAAAGTGAGCGTTTCTACAATGCCATTAAAGGTCATGGTGGCACATCACGCTATATTGTACTGCCTTACGAAGCGCATGGCTATAGAGGCAAGGAAAACCTGTTGCACATGTTGTGGGAACAACACCAGTGGTTAGAGAAATATGTAAAGAATGCGAAATAG
- a CDS encoding ATP phosphoribosyltransferase produces the protein MRNEQVKLRLAIQKSGRLHDDSIRLLKECGVDISNGVNKLKAEASNFPLELFFLRDDDIPQYVEDGVADIGFVGENVVYEKQKKVAVAENLGFGKCRLSIAVRKGEAYPNVQYLEGKKIATSYPVITQAFLKEQGVSAEIHEISGSVEIAPGIGLADAICDLVSSGSTLFMNGLKEVETILQSQAVLIKNQQLTEAQEQLLARLIFRMQAVKKAKNNKYILLNAPNENLQQIISLLPGMKSPTVLPLAEPGWSSVHSVLNENEFWDIIEQLKAAGAQGILVVPIEKMII, from the coding sequence ATGCGCAATGAACAGGTAAAACTCAGACTGGCTATTCAGAAATCAGGTCGTTTACACGATGATTCTATTCGTTTGTTGAAGGAATGTGGGGTGGATATCTCAAATGGAGTAAACAAGTTGAAGGCAGAGGCGAGCAATTTTCCGCTGGAGCTTTTCTTCCTGCGTGATGATGATATTCCTCAATACGTGGAAGATGGTGTTGCAGATATTGGTTTTGTTGGAGAGAATGTAGTGTATGAAAAGCAGAAGAAAGTAGCTGTTGCAGAAAATCTGGGCTTTGGCAAATGCCGATTGAGCATAGCTGTAAGAAAAGGGGAAGCTTATCCTAATGTGCAATACCTGGAGGGTAAGAAGATTGCCACTTCTTATCCGGTGATCACCCAAGCTTTTTTGAAAGAGCAAGGTGTTAGCGCTGAAATCCATGAAATCAGTGGTAGCGTAGAAATTGCGCCAGGGATTGGATTGGCCGATGCTATTTGTGATTTAGTGAGCAGTGGTTCTACCTTGTTCATGAATGGATTGAAAGAAGTGGAAACAATTCTGCAATCTCAAGCAGTATTGATCAAGAATCAACAACTTACTGAAGCGCAGGAACAGCTGCTGGCCCGACTCATATTCCGTATGCAGGCTGTGAAGAAAGCGAAAAACAATAAATACATCTTGCTGAATGCGCCTAATGAGAACCTCCAGCAGATTATTTCGTTATTACCCGGTATGAAGAGCCCTACTGTATTGCCTTTGGCTGAGCCCGGCTGGAGTAGTGTACACAGCGTGTTGAACGAAAATGAATTCTGGGATATTATTGAGCAATTGAAAGCGGCAGGTGCACAAGGTATTTTGGTGGTGCCGATTGAAAAAATGATCATCTAG
- the hisD gene encoding histidinol dehydrogenase: protein MKIFEQPKQQEWASILARPVMDDTALRATVRTVLDDVRARGDEAIIEYTEKFDGVLLKDFAFDENELIEAEAALSHELKTAIQTAAENITTFHQAQLQAPSVIETMPGVRCWRKSVGIETVGIYIPGGTAPLFSTVLMLGIPAHLAGCKRIVLCSPPDKNGQLHPAIIYAAKLVGVTHIYKIGGVQAIAAMAYGTRTVPKVYKIFGPGNQYVTCAKQLVQMEGLAIDMPAGPSEVCVLADASANPDFVAADLLSQAEHGADSQVLLVSNDQQMIPRVLDAVAKQLEALPRKALAAKALEHSRAVYLPDIEEAIALVNAYAAEHLIIAMDNAAEVAEQIVNAGSVFIGHYSPESVGDYASGTNHTLPTNGFAHAYSGVSVDAFVKKITYQQLSQQGLNNIAETVRLMAEAEGLDAHARAVIIRRQHLEASS from the coding sequence ATGAAAATATTTGAACAGCCAAAGCAGCAAGAATGGGCTTCCATCCTCGCAAGACCTGTGATGGATGATACGGCTTTGCGTGCTACCGTGCGCACAGTATTGGATGATGTGCGTGCAAGAGGAGATGAAGCAATCATTGAATACACAGAAAAATTTGATGGTGTTCTCCTAAAAGATTTTGCGTTTGATGAGAATGAATTGATTGAAGCCGAAGCGGCTTTATCACATGAGTTGAAAACAGCGATTCAAACAGCAGCAGAAAATATCACCACTTTCCACCAAGCGCAATTACAAGCACCATCTGTAATAGAAACTATGCCAGGTGTGCGTTGTTGGCGTAAATCAGTAGGCATTGAAACAGTGGGCATCTATATTCCTGGTGGTACAGCACCTTTGTTCTCTACCGTATTGATGCTGGGTATTCCTGCGCACTTAGCAGGATGTAAAAGAATCGTGCTTTGTTCTCCGCCAGATAAGAACGGGCAGCTACACCCAGCGATCATTTATGCTGCCAAGTTGGTAGGTGTAACACATATCTACAAGATTGGTGGTGTACAAGCGATTGCGGCAATGGCTTATGGCACCAGAACTGTACCTAAAGTGTATAAGATTTTTGGTCCAGGTAATCAATATGTCACTTGTGCCAAACAATTAGTTCAGATGGAAGGTTTGGCTATTGATATGCCTGCAGGCCCTAGTGAAGTTTGTGTACTTGCAGATGCCAGTGCCAATCCGGATTTTGTGGCTGCTGATTTATTAAGTCAGGCAGAACATGGTGCGGATAGTCAGGTATTATTGGTGTCTAACGATCAGCAGATGATACCACGTGTACTAGATGCTGTAGCCAAGCAATTGGAAGCATTGCCTAGAAAAGCATTGGCTGCAAAAGCATTGGAGCATAGCAGAGCAGTGTATCTGCCAGATATTGAAGAAGCTATCGCCTTGGTGAATGCTTATGCAGCTGAGCACCTGATTATAGCGATGGACAATGCAGCAGAAGTTGCAGAACAGATTGTGAATGCAGGTTCTGTTTTCATTGGTCATTATTCACCTGAGAGTGTGGGCGACTATGCCAGTGGTACCAACCATACTTTACCGACCAATGGTTTTGCGCATGCCTATAGCGGTGTGAGTGTAGATGCTTTTGTGAAGAAGATTACGTATCAGCAGTTGAGTCAGCAAGGCTTGAACAATATTGCTGAAACAGTGCGATTAATGGCAGAAGCAGAAGGTTTGGATGCGCATGCGAGAGCGGTGATTATTAGAAGACAGCATTTAGAAGCTAGTAGTTAG
- a CDS encoding four helix bundle protein yields the protein MSVTSTKSFRELIVWQKAHQFVLAVYTMTKNFPKEEQFVLVPQFRKAAISIAANIAEGYKKKTKPEKMRFFNIAQGSIEECTYFMILAKDLAYTVDDHQMHLLEEVSKMLEVYIQKMQSSSIG from the coding sequence ATGAGTGTTACTTCAACAAAGAGCTTTCGAGAGTTAATTGTATGGCAAAAAGCACATCAATTTGTGCTTGCCGTATATACTATGACAAAGAATTTTCCAAAAGAAGAGCAGTTTGTGCTGGTTCCTCAATTTAGAAAGGCTGCAATCTCAATCGCTGCAAATATTGCTGAAGGATATAAAAAGAAAACAAAGCCAGAGAAGATGCGGTTTTTTAATATTGCTCAAGGCTCTATTGAAGAGTGTACTTACTTTATGATACTCGCAAAGGATCTTGCTTATACTGTTGATGATCATCAAATGCATTTATTGGAAGAGGTGTCCAAAATGCTGGAAGTGTATATTCAAAAAATGCAAAGTAGTAGTATTGGCTAG
- the hisC gene encoding histidinol-phosphate transaminase, with translation MRFDLHKLTRPNIKQLTPYSSARDEFSGEAKVFLDANENSLGSPLPKWYNRYPDPHQQQVKVALSQIKGIDAKHIFLGNGSDECIDILFRCFCEPGKDNVVICPPTYGMYEVSANINDVEVRKAPLLPDFQLNLAHLEQLTDANTKIIWLCSPNNPTGNALNRTDIETVLNNFSGIVVIDEAYINFSRQKSFVQELTEYPNLVVLQTLSKAWGLAALRLGMAFASEEIIEVMNKVKPPYNINQATQDLVLKALEEVGQVNDMIKELVAMREALKEVFEQMPTVETVYPSDANFLLVKIAEARKVYEFLLTKGIVLRDRSNVQLCEDCLRITIGTEKENTILVDALVEWLATKGFVAE, from the coding sequence ATGAGATTCGATCTACATAAATTAACTAGACCTAATATTAAACAGCTCACTCCGTATTCGTCTGCTCGTGACGAATTCTCCGGCGAAGCAAAAGTATTCCTCGATGCCAATGAGAATAGTCTGGGCTCGCCATTGCCAAAATGGTATAACCGTTATCCCGATCCGCATCAGCAGCAGGTAAAAGTGGCGCTAAGCCAGATAAAAGGTATTGATGCAAAGCATATTTTTCTGGGTAATGGCAGCGATGAGTGTATTGATATTTTATTCCGCTGCTTTTGTGAGCCAGGTAAAGATAATGTGGTGATTTGTCCGCCCACTTATGGCATGTATGAAGTAAGTGCCAACATCAATGACGTGGAAGTAAGAAAGGCGCCGCTGTTACCAGATTTTCAATTGAATCTCGCACACCTGGAACAACTGACAGATGCCAATACCAAAATCATCTGGCTCTGCTCGCCCAATAATCCAACAGGTAATGCATTGAACAGAACGGATATTGAAACGGTGCTGAATAATTTTAGCGGTATTGTGGTGATTGATGAAGCGTATATCAACTTTTCAAGACAGAAAAGCTTTGTGCAGGAACTCACGGAATATCCCAATCTGGTGGTACTGCAAACATTGAGTAAAGCATGGGGTTTAGCGGCATTGCGTTTGGGTATGGCTTTCGCTTCAGAAGAGATTATTGAGGTGATGAATAAAGTGAAGCCACCTTATAATATCAATCAAGCTACGCAAGACCTAGTGCTGAAAGCATTGGAAGAAGTAGGGCAGGTGAATGATATGATCAAGGAATTGGTGGCTATGCGCGAGGCTTTGAAAGAAGTGTTTGAGCAAATGCCGACAGTGGAAACGGTATATCCATCTGATGCCAATTTTTTGCTCGTGAAAATAGCAGAAGCAAGAAAAGTGTACGAATTCCTGTTGACCAAGGGTATTGTATTGCGCGATAGAAGCAATGTGCAATTATGTGAAGACTGTCTCCGCATCACCATTGGTACTGAAAAAGAGAATACAATCTTGGTGGATGCTCTGGTGGAATGGCTGGCAACAAAAGGATTTGTAGCAGAATAA
- a CDS encoding PQQ-dependent sugar dehydrogenase — MRKIIVSLISLITLQASAQQADIQLPKGFAITNITKDKGRVRHIAVHNNGDLYLKLENLRYGKGILRLRDADKDGVYEDTLAFGNYIGTGIALYKNYLYASSNSAVFRYQLDAANNIINPDQPERVVYGLVDKRQHASKSIAIDPKGNLYVNIGAPSNVCQERDRMQGSKGMMPCPILDSAGGIWKFRADKLEQSYAEGVRYATGLRNVVGLDWNTEVNELFVTVHGRDMLYQHFPELYDAKAGAELPAETFYMVKQGDNAGWPYVYWDPFQNKKILSPEYGGDGKKEGAPDAIKPLVGFPGHLAPNALLFYTGNQFPEKYRNGAFIAFHGSWNRNPQVQEGFYVVFVPMKNGQPTGDWEIFADGFTGKGKVSNPRDAMHRPCGLAMGPDGSLYVSDDAKGYVWKISYSAK, encoded by the coding sequence ATGAGAAAAATTATCGTATCACTGATTAGTCTAATCACTTTGCAGGCATCTGCACAGCAGGCAGATATTCAATTGCCTAAAGGATTTGCTATCACCAATATTACCAAAGACAAGGGCCGTGTGCGCCATATTGCTGTACACAATAACGGTGATCTGTATTTGAAATTAGAAAACCTGCGTTACGGCAAAGGCATTCTTCGCCTGCGTGATGCCGATAAAGATGGGGTGTATGAAGACACACTAGCTTTCGGTAACTATATTGGCACAGGTATTGCCTTGTACAAGAATTATCTCTACGCATCTTCTAACTCGGCTGTGTTTCGTTATCAGTTAGATGCAGCGAATAATATTATCAATCCTGACCAGCCAGAGCGTGTGGTGTATGGATTGGTCGACAAACGCCAGCACGCATCAAAGTCAATAGCTATTGATCCTAAAGGGAACTTGTACGTGAATATTGGTGCGCCTTCCAATGTTTGTCAGGAGCGCGATCGAATGCAAGGTTCTAAAGGCATGATGCCTTGTCCGATTTTGGATTCAGCTGGCGGTATTTGGAAATTCCGTGCTGATAAATTGGAGCAGAGCTATGCGGAAGGGGTTCGCTATGCAACTGGTTTGCGCAATGTAGTAGGGTTGGACTGGAATACGGAAGTGAATGAATTATTTGTGACGGTACACGGTCGCGATATGTTGTATCAACATTTCCCTGAACTCTATGATGCAAAAGCGGGTGCTGAATTACCTGCAGAAACCTTTTACATGGTGAAGCAGGGCGATAACGCCGGCTGGCCTTATGTGTATTGGGATCCATTCCAGAATAAGAAAATTCTTTCACCAGAATATGGAGGCGACGGTAAAAAAGAAGGTGCGCCAGATGCGATCAAACCTTTGGTGGGTTTTCCCGGTCATTTAGCACCAAACGCTTTGTTATTCTATACAGGTAATCAGTTTCCTGAGAAATATCGTAACGGTGCATTCATCGCCTTTCATGGTAGTTGGAATAGAAATCCACAAGTACAGGAAGGTTTCTATGTGGTATTTGTGCCAATGAAAAATGGTCAACCTACAGGCGATTGGGAAATCTTTGCTGACGGTTTTACTGGAAAGGGTAAAGTGTCTAATCCAAGAGATGCTATGCATCGCCCTTGCGGATTGGCAATGGGTCCTGATGGTTCGCTCTATGTATCAGATGATGCTAAGGGCTATGTTTGGAAAATCAGTTATTCAGCAAAATAA
- a CDS encoding cytochrome c: MRKLIVVLSLLTIGIVFQSMQTPNAASITRGKALYAQYCMSCHQADGAGAPRMTPPLGKTDYVTGDKARLIGIVLKGLNEPLEVNGEEYFNPMASFAHMNDQQIADVLTYIRNSFGNKASAITPAEVKAQRAKIK; the protein is encoded by the coding sequence ATGCGCAAGTTGATTGTTGTTTTAAGTCTGCTTACAATTGGTATTGTATTCCAAAGTATGCAAACGCCGAATGCAGCCAGCATTACAAGAGGTAAAGCATTGTATGCACAATATTGTATGTCGTGCCACCAGGCAGATGGCGCAGGCGCGCCTCGAATGACGCCGCCACTGGGTAAAACAGATTATGTAACTGGCGATAAAGCAAGATTGATTGGTATCGTGTTGAAAGGATTGAATGAACCTTTGGAAGTGAATGGTGAAGAGTATTTTAATCCCATGGCATCATTTGCACACATGAACGATCAGCAAATTGCTGATGTACTTACTTATATCAGAAACAGTTTTGGTAACAAAGCATCTGCTATCACACCTGCTGAGGTAAAAGCCCAGCGTGCTAAAATCAAGTAA
- the hisB gene encoding bifunctional histidinol-phosphatase/imidazoleglycerol-phosphate dehydratase HisB — translation MKPVLFIDRDGVVLQEPPTDFQVDSLEKTSFVPSAISTLAAIAADMDYYKVMVTNQDGLGTASYPEEAFWPYHNLMTRTLEGEGFVFDEMIIDRTFAVDNAPTRKPGTGLLQHFFDQEKFDLANSYVIGDRWSDIQLAKNLGCKAIYFVSELHPLSDEHRTAFADVIAFETNDWKAVYSFLKLGLRKVAHERNTHETQIHVSLNLDGSGRSAIQTGLGFFDHMLDQIARHGKLDLNITTKGDLHIDEHHTIEDTGIALGEAFAKALSDKRGMERYGFALPMDEAEAKVLIDFGGRNWLVWDAEFKREKIGEMPTEMFFHFFKSFSDAAKCNLNISCKGDNEHHKIEAIFKAFAKAIRMAVKRDPFSNHLPSTKGVL, via the coding sequence ATGAAACCTGTATTGTTTATAGACAGAGATGGTGTTGTACTGCAGGAACCACCAACAGATTTTCAAGTAGATAGTCTGGAGAAAACCAGCTTTGTGCCCAGTGCCATCAGTACCCTCGCAGCTATTGCTGCGGATATGGATTATTACAAAGTGATGGTGACCAATCAAGATGGATTGGGTACGGCTTCCTATCCTGAAGAAGCATTTTGGCCTTATCATAACTTGATGACGCGAACACTGGAAGGCGAAGGGTTTGTGTTTGATGAAATGATCATCGATAGAACTTTTGCTGTCGACAATGCTCCAACACGCAAACCAGGTACAGGATTACTGCAGCATTTCTTCGATCAAGAAAAGTTTGATCTGGCCAACTCATACGTCATTGGTGATCGCTGGTCTGATATTCAACTGGCGAAAAACCTTGGTTGCAAGGCGATTTATTTCGTTTCAGAATTACACCCTCTGTCGGATGAACATCGCACAGCATTTGCAGATGTGATTGCTTTTGAAACCAATGACTGGAAAGCGGTCTATAGTTTCCTCAAACTTGGTTTACGTAAAGTAGCACACGAGCGCAATACACATGAAACCCAAATTCATGTGTCGTTGAATCTGGATGGCAGCGGCCGCTCAGCAATACAAACCGGATTAGGTTTCTTTGACCACATGCTCGATCAGATTGCCCGTCATGGTAAGTTAGACCTCAACATCACCACCAAAGGTGATCTGCATATTGATGAACACCACACCATTGAAGACACTGGCATTGCTTTAGGAGAAGCATTCGCCAAAGCACTAAGCGATAAACGTGGCATGGAGCGCTATGGATTTGCTTTGCCTATGGATGAAGCGGAAGCCAAAGTGCTGATTGATTTTGGTGGACGCAATTGGTTGGTTTGGGATGCCGAATTCAAGCGCGAGAAAATTGGTGAAATGCCTACGGAAATGTTTTTCCATTTCTTCAAGTCTTTCAGCGATGCTGCCAAATGCAATCTGAATATCAGCTGCAAAGGCGATAATGAGCACCACAAGATTGAAGCTATCTTCAAAGCATTTGCAAAAGCCATCCGCATGGCGGTAAAACGTGACCCTTTCAGCAACCATTTGCCCAGTACCAAGGGGGTGCTTTAA
- a CDS encoding DUF2147 domain-containing protein: MKKLFLFSISSMLVLLMITAFTLINNPDAMIGYWRTGDGKAIVQVYKQEDKYFGKIVWLAEPNDPETGKPKLDKKNEEEKLRTRPILGMVNLRDFKFIKKGVWEEGKIYDPKSGNDYSCEIKMTDENTLEVRGYVGISMFGRTDTWKRQRMKNQ; encoded by the coding sequence ATGAAAAAACTATTCCTGTTCTCCATCAGCAGTATGCTGGTTTTACTGATGATCACAGCATTTACCCTGATCAATAACCCGGACGCTATGATTGGTTACTGGCGCACTGGCGATGGTAAAGCCATTGTTCAAGTATATAAGCAGGAGGACAAATATTTTGGCAAGATTGTGTGGCTGGCTGAGCCCAACGATCCAGAAACTGGTAAGCCAAAACTGGATAAGAAAAATGAAGAGGAGAAACTGCGCACCCGCCCTATCCTGGGTATGGTGAACCTGCGCGACTTCAAATTCATCAAGAAAGGTGTTTGGGAAGAAGGCAAAATCTATGATCCCAAGAGCGGTAATGACTATAGCTGCGAAATCAAGATGACGGATGAGAACACTTTAGAAGTACGCGGCTATGTGGGTATTTCCATGTTTGGCAGAACAGATACCTGGAAGCGCCAGCGCATGAAGAATCAATAA
- a CDS encoding anthranilate synthase component I family protein has translation MKKIQIITSVKKMLADVYTPVGIYLRLRDKYRDTILLESTDHHAAENSYSFICINAIAGIELSSAQKIEYKLPAQKPESIQLKQPQDLTAALTEFMSRFEAMPPTEKVAATAQGLFGYTGFDTIAGFDTISLREKSGVQIPQLRYRLYQYVIAINHFKDELYLMENQIKGLEGDVAAVESLIRSKDVPVYPFQTKDGESSNLTDAEYIAMVEAGIRHCHRGDVFQIVLSRRFQQGFIGDEFNVYRALRSVNPSPYLFFFDYGDYKLMGSSPESQLIIRDGKATVHPIAGTFKRTGDDAVDQQAAARLLEDAKENAEHVMLVDLARNDLSHFCQDVTVTHYKEVQYYSHVIHLVSEVTGVLKPDANAFQVLATTFPAGTLSGAPKFRAMQLIDELEPTKRSYYGGALGFMGFDGTCNHAILIRTFLSKDNTLFYQAGAGVVAASKPQSELQEVNNKLNALKTAIQLATTI, from the coding sequence ATGAAAAAGATTCAGATTATTACAAGCGTAAAGAAAATGCTGGCCGATGTGTACACACCGGTAGGTATTTACCTGCGCCTGCGCGATAAATACCGTGATACCATCCTCTTGGAAAGTACAGATCACCATGCAGCGGAAAACAGCTATTCCTTTATTTGTATCAATGCAATTGCCGGCATTGAGTTGAGCAGCGCGCAAAAAATAGAGTATAAACTGCCTGCACAAAAACCGGAATCTATCCAACTGAAGCAGCCGCAAGACCTAACTGCTGCTTTAACGGAGTTTATGAGTCGCTTTGAAGCCATGCCGCCCACTGAAAAAGTGGCTGCCACAGCACAAGGTCTGTTTGGCTATACTGGTTTTGATACGATTGCCGGTTTTGATACGATCTCATTAAGAGAAAAGTCAGGTGTGCAGATTCCGCAATTGCGTTACCGTTTGTATCAATATGTGATTGCCATCAACCATTTCAAGGATGAGCTTTATTTGATGGAAAACCAAATCAAAGGATTGGAAGGTGATGTGGCTGCTGTGGAGTCATTGATTCGTAGTAAGGATGTGCCTGTGTATCCTTTTCAAACAAAAGATGGTGAAAGCAGTAATCTCACCGATGCGGAATACATCGCTATGGTGGAAGCCGGCATTCGTCATTGCCATAGAGGTGATGTATTTCAGATTGTGTTGAGCCGACGTTTTCAGCAGGGATTCATCGGTGACGAGTTTAATGTGTATCGAGCTTTGCGCAGCGTGAATCCTTCGCCATACCTCTTCTTCTTTGATTATGGTGATTATAAGTTGATGGGTTCATCGCCTGAATCGCAACTCATCATTCGTGATGGTAAAGCAACAGTGCATCCGATTGCAGGTACTTTCAAAAGAACAGGGGATGATGCGGTTGATCAGCAAGCAGCTGCACGCTTGTTAGAAGATGCTAAGGAAAATGCAGAGCATGTGATGTTGGTGGATTTAGCAAGAAATGATCTAAGCCATTTTTGTCAGGATGTAACCGTAACCCATTATAAGGAAGTACAATACTATAGCCATGTGATTCATTTGGTGAGCGAAGTGACTGGCGTGCTCAAACCTGATGCAAATGCATTTCAAGTGTTGGCAACAACATTTCCGGCAGGCACATTGAGTGGCGCGCCAAAGTTTCGAGCCATGCAATTGATTGATGAGCTGGAGCCAACCAAGAGAAGTTATTACGGTGGTGCATTGGGCTTTATGGGTTTTGATGGTACTTGCAACCATGCCATTTTGATTCGCACCTTCTTAAGTAAGGATAATACTTTGTTCTATCAAGCTGGTGCTGGTGTAGTGGCTGCTAGTAAGCCCCAGTCTGAATTACAAGAAGTGAACAACAAACTCAATGCCCTGAAAACAGCCATTCAGCTGGCAACAACTATTTAA